Proteins encoded together in one Bradyrhizobium sp. PSBB068 window:
- a CDS encoding ABC transporter substrate-binding protein, whose translation MKGWARLALAGLLMWAASGIARADDLLKAKIGVLRLSSSAPVFIAQDKGYFRDAGLDVELKFFDAAQPIAVATTSGDVDFGITAFTAGLYNLAGKGTLKVIGGMSREKAGYPLIGYFASNNAYAAGLKTPKDLAGKRVAVTQVGSSFHYSLGLLADKYGFKLSDVKIVPLQSLSNAAAALKGETVDAALLPISTARTLMDSNGAKFLGWVGDETPWQLGAIFASPKTLTHAQLVTRLLTALTRADREYHDVVLAAIKDGVVPINEKTRPLLEIIAKYTNLPVEQVVGNCAYVDPDGKLDVKNVDNQIKWLQEQGFADKGFDANAIIAKDYVKAD comes from the coding sequence ATGAAGGGTTGGGCGCGGCTCGCACTCGCGGGCCTGCTGATGTGGGCCGCGAGCGGTATCGCGCGGGCCGACGATCTGCTGAAGGCGAAGATCGGCGTGCTGCGGCTGTCGTCCTCGGCGCCGGTGTTCATCGCGCAGGACAAGGGCTATTTCCGTGACGCCGGGCTCGATGTCGAGCTGAAGTTCTTCGACGCCGCGCAACCGATCGCGGTCGCGACCACGTCGGGCGATGTCGATTTCGGCATCACTGCCTTCACCGCCGGACTCTACAATCTTGCCGGAAAGGGCACGCTGAAGGTGATCGGCGGCATGAGCCGCGAGAAGGCCGGCTATCCCCTGATCGGGTATTTCGCCAGCAACAACGCCTATGCGGCCGGCCTGAAGACCCCGAAGGATCTCGCCGGCAAGCGCGTCGCGGTGACCCAGGTCGGCTCCAGTTTCCACTATTCGCTCGGCCTGCTCGCCGACAAATACGGCTTCAAGCTGTCCGACGTGAAGATCGTGCCGCTGCAATCGCTGTCGAACGCGGCCGCGGCGCTGAAGGGCGAGACCGTCGACGCCGCGCTGCTGCCGATCTCGACGGCGCGGACGCTGATGGATTCCAACGGCGCGAAATTCCTCGGCTGGGTCGGCGACGAGACGCCGTGGCAGCTGGGCGCCATCTTCGCGTCGCCGAAGACGCTGACCCATGCGCAACTGGTGACGAGGCTGCTCACCGCGCTGACCCGCGCCGACCGCGAATATCACGATGTGGTTCTGGCCGCGATCAAGGACGGCGTGGTTCCGATCAACGAGAAGACAAGACCGCTGCTCGAGATCATCGCCAAATACACCAACCTGCCGGTCGAGCAGGTGGTCGGCAACTGCGCCTATGTCGATCCCGACGGCAAGCTCGACGTGAAGAACGTCGACAACCAGATCAAATGGCTGCAGGAGCAGGGTTTCGCCGACAAGGGTTTTGATGCGAATGCGATCATCGCCAAGGACTATGTGAAGGCGGATTGA
- a CDS encoding ABC transporter ATP-binding protein translates to MDLIADHISHRFGALDVLSDVSFTVRAGEVVAIVGPSGCGKSTLLSILGGLLRPSKGAAELRGAPPAGSLNPLTFVFQDFALLPWNTVEENVAFPLLHTGLSAGERRTVIDDALRRTGLTDFRATYPKQLSGGMRQRVGIARALAVRPAILLMDEPLSALDSQTRELLMEDFVRLLADGTMGAVYVTHNLEEAVRLADRVVVLSRRPGRIREIVTIPMTRAERGTADARGQMAALQGELWSLIRKEAIDAEREVQHA, encoded by the coding sequence ATGGACCTGATCGCCGACCATATCAGCCATCGTTTCGGCGCGCTCGACGTGCTCAGCGACGTCTCCTTCACGGTCCGCGCCGGCGAGGTCGTTGCGATCGTCGGTCCGTCCGGCTGCGGCAAGAGCACGCTGCTCTCGATCCTCGGCGGCCTGCTGCGGCCGAGTAAGGGCGCCGCCGAGTTGCGCGGCGCGCCTCCGGCAGGAAGCCTCAATCCGCTGACCTTCGTATTCCAGGACTTTGCCCTGCTGCCGTGGAATACGGTCGAGGAGAACGTCGCATTCCCGCTGCTGCACACGGGCCTGAGCGCCGGCGAGCGCCGCACCGTGATCGACGACGCGCTGCGCCGCACGGGCTTAACGGATTTCCGCGCGACCTATCCGAAGCAGCTCTCCGGCGGCATGCGCCAGCGCGTCGGCATTGCGCGGGCGCTGGCGGTGCGTCCCGCGATCCTGCTGATGGACGAGCCGCTGTCGGCGCTGGACTCGCAGACCCGCGAGCTCCTGATGGAGGATTTCGTGCGTCTGCTCGCCGACGGCACCATGGGCGCGGTCTATGTCACGCATAATCTCGAGGAAGCGGTGCGGCTCGCCGACCGCGTCGTCGTGCTGTCGCGGCGTCCCGGCCGCATCCGGGAGATCGTGACCATTCCGATGACGCGCGCCGAGCGCGGCACGGCGGATGCGCGCGGGCAGATGGCCGCATTGCAGGGCGAATTGTGGTCTTTGATCCGCAAGGAGGCGATCGATGCCGAGCGCGAGGTCCAGCATGCTTGA
- a CDS encoding ABC transporter permease produces the protein MLDRAPPDTKDQLGEATRPVAFRGAGFTPGGSRYAGWLALALVIAIWQLAGSAGWVNPLFLPAPSAIAVAIYKLATSGALWQHLSWSIMRIGTGWMIGTAAGVIVGFAIGLSTMARGVGITFISALFPIPKIALLPLLILWLGIGEEPKIATIALGVFFSTAISVYSGVDAVPRNLIRMAQSFNVPFHAIVRRVIWPGALPSILAGFRITASVALLLVVSAEMIGAQYGIGAFVLQAGNLMQTDQLLAGVVILSLFGLAVGKLINLLETRLLHWR, from the coding sequence ATGCTTGACCGCGCGCCGCCGGACACGAAGGACCAATTGGGCGAAGCGACGCGGCCGGTCGCGTTTCGCGGCGCCGGCTTCACGCCGGGCGGCAGCCGCTATGCGGGTTGGCTCGCGCTCGCACTCGTCATCGCGATCTGGCAGCTCGCCGGCAGTGCCGGATGGGTCAATCCGCTGTTCCTGCCGGCGCCGTCGGCGATCGCGGTCGCGATCTATAAGCTCGCGACGTCGGGCGCGCTGTGGCAGCACCTCTCCTGGTCGATCATGCGGATCGGCACCGGCTGGATGATCGGCACGGCAGCGGGCGTCATTGTCGGCTTTGCGATCGGGCTGTCGACCATGGCGCGCGGTGTCGGCATCACCTTCATCTCGGCGCTGTTTCCGATCCCGAAGATCGCGCTGCTGCCGCTCTTGATCCTGTGGCTCGGGATCGGCGAGGAGCCGAAGATCGCGACCATTGCGCTCGGGGTGTTCTTCTCGACCGCGATCTCGGTTTATAGCGGCGTCGATGCGGTGCCGCGCAACCTGATCCGGATGGCACAGAGCTTCAACGTGCCGTTCCACGCCATCGTGCGCCGCGTGATCTGGCCGGGCGCGCTGCCCTCGATCCTCGCCGGCTTCCGCATCACCGCATCCGTTGCGTTGCTGCTGGTGGTCAGCGCCGAGATGATCGGCGCGCAATACGGCATCGGCGCCTTCGTGCTGCAGGCCGGCAATCTGATGCAGACCGACCAACTGCTGGCCGGCGTCGTGATCCTGTCGCTGTTCGGCCTCGCGGTCGGGAAGCTGATCAATCTGCTGGAGACGCGGCTGCTGCACTGGCGGTGA
- the gtdA gene encoding gentisate 1,2-dioxygenase yields MEAVQKTPEREAFYKKIDGQNLSALWNVMNDLITPEPKSACRPHLWKFDQIRDYMNEAGRLITAKEAERRVLVLENPGLRGQSKITTSLFAGVQMVVPGDIAPAHRHAQSALRFVLEGQGAFTAVDGERTAMSPGDFVITPSMTWHDHSNETNEPMFWLDGLDIPMVQFFDCSFAEGAKEDQQSISKPAGASFARYGHNLLPIDQKRTSKTSPIFNYPYEYTREALEKARTSDEWDACHGLKLKFSNPETGDFAMPTIGTFIQLLPKGFKTARYRSTDATVFAAIEGKGRTRVGDQTFEWGPRDLFVVPSWHWVTHEADTDSVLFSFSDRPVQQKLDLFREDRGNA; encoded by the coding sequence ATGGAAGCCGTGCAGAAGACCCCGGAGCGCGAAGCGTTCTACAAGAAGATCGACGGCCAAAACCTCTCGGCGTTGTGGAACGTGATGAACGATCTGATCACGCCGGAGCCGAAGAGCGCCTGCCGGCCTCACTTGTGGAAGTTCGACCAGATCCGCGATTACATGAACGAGGCCGGCAGACTGATCACGGCCAAGGAAGCCGAGCGCCGCGTGCTGGTGCTGGAAAATCCCGGGCTGCGCGGCCAGTCCAAGATCACGACCTCACTTTTCGCCGGCGTGCAGATGGTGGTGCCGGGCGATATCGCCCCCGCCCATCGCCATGCGCAATCGGCGCTGCGCTTCGTGCTCGAGGGCCAGGGCGCGTTCACCGCGGTCGACGGCGAGCGCACCGCGATGTCGCCGGGCGATTTCGTCATCACGCCGTCGATGACCTGGCACGACCATTCCAACGAAACCAATGAGCCGATGTTCTGGCTCGACGGGCTCGACATCCCGATGGTGCAGTTCTTCGACTGCTCGTTTGCCGAAGGCGCCAAGGAAGACCAGCAGTCGATCTCCAAGCCGGCCGGCGCCAGCTTCGCGCGCTACGGTCACAATCTCCTGCCGATCGATCAGAAGCGGACATCGAAGACCTCACCGATCTTCAACTACCCCTATGAATACACCCGCGAGGCGCTGGAGAAGGCCAGAACCAGCGACGAGTGGGACGCCTGCCACGGCCTCAAGCTGAAATTCTCCAACCCCGAGACCGGCGATTTCGCGATGCCGACCATCGGCACCTTCATCCAGCTGCTGCCGAAGGGCTTCAAGACCGCGCGCTATCGGTCGACCGACGCCACGGTGTTCGCCGCGATCGAAGGCAAGGGCCGCACCCGGGTCGGCGATCAGACCTTCGAATGGGGCCCGCGCGATTTGTTCGTGGTGCCGAGCTGGCACTGGGTCACCCACGAGGCCGATACCGACTCGGTGCTGTTCTCGTTCTCCGACCGCCCGGTGCAGCAGAAGCTCGACCTGTTCCGCGAGGATCGGGGCAACGCGTAG
- the maiA gene encoding maleylacetoacetate isomerase, translating to MKLHGYFRSSASYRVRIALNMKGLTPEHLPHHLRKGEQCAPAYLAINPQGLVPTLESDAGAILTQSLAIIEWLDETNPNPPLLPKDPLRRAKVRAFAQAIACDTHPVQNLKVLARLRKLGLPEEQVTEWAAWANREGLAACETLIADEAGPFCFGDTPTLADLCLVPQLANARRFGVDVSAYPRLLKAEAATKQVEAFADAAPDRQPDAE from the coding sequence ATGAAGCTGCATGGCTATTTCCGGAGCAGCGCGTCCTACCGGGTCCGGATCGCCCTCAACATGAAGGGGCTGACGCCGGAGCACCTGCCGCATCATCTGCGCAAGGGCGAGCAGTGCGCGCCGGCCTATCTCGCCATCAATCCGCAGGGGCTGGTGCCGACATTGGAGAGCGACGCCGGCGCGATCCTCACCCAGTCGCTCGCGATCATCGAATGGCTCGATGAGACCAACCCCAATCCGCCGCTGCTGCCGAAGGATCCGCTGCGGCGCGCCAAGGTGCGGGCGTTCGCGCAGGCGATCGCCTGTGACACCCACCCGGTGCAGAATCTGAAGGTGCTGGCGCGGCTGCGCAAGCTCGGCCTGCCCGAAGAGCAGGTGACCGAATGGGCGGCCTGGGCCAATCGCGAAGGACTTGCGGCCTGCGAGACCCTGATCGCTGACGAGGCCGGGCCGTTCTGCTTCGGCGATACGCCGACGCTTGCCGATCTCTGCCTGGTGCCGCAGCTCGCCAATGCGCGGCGCTTCGGCGTCGACGTCTCGGCCTATCCGCGCCTGCTCAAGGCCGAGGCCGCGACAAAGCAAGTCGAGGCGTTCGCCGACGCCGCCCCGGACAGGCAGCCCGATGCCGAGTAG
- a CDS encoding MarR family transcriptional regulator — protein MPSSKPTPVTMDAVYTAPGYLFRRMQQIAVALFIEECRAFDLTPVQYAALVTISTHPGIDATRLSAVIAFDRSTLGNVIERLQAKEYIVRKPAAEDKRVKLLYLTKAGAGVLNDIMPSVDKAQARMLEPLKPADRKTLLSLLTQLVDLNNEASRVPLRAEDALEHLGRSG, from the coding sequence ATGCCGAGTAGCAAGCCGACGCCCGTCACCATGGACGCGGTCTACACCGCGCCCGGCTATCTGTTCCGGCGCATGCAGCAGATCGCGGTCGCGCTCTTCATCGAGGAGTGCAGGGCGTTCGACCTGACGCCGGTGCAATATGCCGCGCTGGTCACGATCTCGACCCATCCCGGCATCGACGCCACCAGGCTCTCCGCCGTGATCGCGTTCGACCGCTCCACGCTCGGCAATGTGATCGAGCGGCTGCAGGCCAAGGAATACATCGTTCGCAAGCCGGCGGCGGAGGACAAGCGCGTCAAGCTGCTCTATCTCACCAAGGCCGGCGCGGGCGTGCTCAACGACATCATGCCCTCGGTCGACAAGGCGCAGGCACGGATGCTCGAGCCGCTGAAGCCGGCCGACCGCAAAACGCTGCTCTCGCTCTTGACCCAGCTTGTCGATCTCAACAACGAGGCGTCGCGGGTGCCGTTGCGCGCCGAGGACGCGCTCGAACATCTGGGGAGGTCGGGCTGA